In Chroicocephalus ridibundus chromosome 12, bChrRid1.1, whole genome shotgun sequence, a single genomic region encodes these proteins:
- the RIPOR3 gene encoding RIPOR family member 3 isoform X1, with the protein MSVKLTFVSPGDGGGISRSCSFTGFSTVQSRKLGKSLGRSSVRSRMSLKSPKAYNSLQKGAVIWDPKPLQVKKIFEALKKGLNEYLEAHQAELDYLSGRHKDTKRNSRLAFYYDLDKQIRSVERYIRKLEFHISKVEELYEAYCIQCRLRDGATNMKHAFSLSPSTKASRESLVELYKNFQECTEDMCFIEGALEVHLGEFHVKMKGLVGFARLCPGDQYEVFVRLGRQKWRLKGKIETDDSQTWDEEEKIFIPNLHEKFEIKVTELRGLATILVGVVTCDSINFFTTKPQAIIVDITELGTIKLQLEVLWNPFDTENLFLSPGTTAKFSVGSRKSSLYNWTPPNTPSFREKYYLSVLQQRQNQGDVTDEAQPPSILSYLAACDFDVHGRSKPHNPAETSEADSFSSEDQKGVESKNTTPALDHRTLPLVIIQETGAEERQHPVPNRTTLDILKKTPCVDGFPNNPSGFLNRHKGSRDSFNQTKNRCLTEQEDISQKSLNAANDLKLDGQMKSIDKTLQEVLNLLKLHDVGQAQLKKLEYQVSSLRDKLKPKTLQHKHSSMESLMVETVLESFDFLNADCSADELSLFGSIRTASISTYNDNTLQSLSCDTRTETRDVTTGDDNLDTLLITHLKLCKGLLQKLTSPNVAPVVQESILEEVSEQTRVLGDVLDMSVEEIIQKTKKKKHYLKIWSDLAEPGSVLFASAERFCHALKYTLTLKVKEKYPGQLEAVLQRLQEQIVTCDGLLPSPHLQTEPVTLFQFYSYLEKHHITSLEKHLGKLAKEVMLIEELQCPGRLKTLKKLKGKRLNRLQPLPQTLRLLGILQLDDNHRVSKAATSCLSRAAANKNFRGQALLLYTDALTDCDARLQQAACLALKNLRGVESIEQVAHLCQSETEEVRNAAREMTLSFGEKGRQAFEKMDRICCELRETVQQEAEIEITVF; encoded by the exons aaagtCTCTCGGCAGAAGTTCAGTGAGATCAAGAATGTCACTGAAATCCCCCAAGGCTTATAATTCCCTGCAGAAGGGGGCGGTCATCTGGGATCCAAAGCCACTGCAGGTGAAGAAAATTTTTGAAGCTTTGAAGAAAGGACTTAA TGAATACTTGGAAGCACATCAGGCTGAATTGGATTATCTTTCTGGTCGACACAAAGATACAAAAAGGAACTCCAGATTG gctttctACTATGACCTGGATAAG CAAATCCGCTCTGTGGAGAGATACATCAGAAAACTGGAGTTTCACATAAGCAAG GTAGAAGAACTCTATGAAGCTTACTGTATCCAGTGCAGACTACGAGATGGGGCCACTAATATGAAACATGCCTTTTCCTTGTCTCCTTCCACCAAAGCCTCCAGAGAGAGCCTAGTGGAGCTTTACAAGAACTTCCAAGAGTGCACAGAG GACATGTGCTTTATAGAAGGGGCGTTGGAGGTCCATTTGGGAGAGTTTCATGTGAAGATGAAAG ggTTGGTGGGCTTTGCACGTCTCTGCCCGGGGGACCAGTATGAG GTGTTTGTGCGACTGGGACGCCAAAAATGGAGGTTGAAAGGCAAGATTGAGACTGATGATAGCCAAACAtgggatgaggaagaaaagatttttatacCCAATCTCCATGAGAAGTTTGAAATCAAG GTGACAGAGCTGCGAGGACTGGCCACTATTCTAGTCGGTGTTGTGACATGTGACAGCATAAACTTCTTCACAACCAAGCCTCAGGCAATCATTGTGGATATAACTGAACTAGGCACCATCAAGCTGCAGCTGGAGGTCCTCTGGAA CCCCTTTGACACAGAGAACCTGTTTTTGTCCCCTGGAACCACTGCCAAGTTTTCTGTGGGTAGCAGGAAGAGCTCCTTATACAACTGGACCCCACCAAATACTCCCAGCTTCAGAGAGAAATACTACCTG TCTGTTTTGCAGCAAAGGCAGAACCAAGGGGATGTAACTGATGAAGCTCAGCCCCCCAGCATACTGAGCTACTTGGCTGCCTGTGATTTTGATGTACATGGGAGGAGCAAGCCTCACAACCCCGCAGAGACAAGCGAGGCAGACTCGTTCAGCTCTGAGGATCAGAAAGGGGTAGAATCCAAAAATACAACTCCAGCTCTAGACCATAGGACGTTGCCATTGGTGATTATTCAAGAGACTGGTGCAGAAGAGCGACAACATCCTGTTCCAAATCGCACAACTCTAGATATCCTGAAGAAGACTCCGTGTGTGGATGGATTTCCAAATAACCCATCTGGTTTTCTGAATCGTCACAAAGGTAGTAGAGATTCTTTCAATCAAACCAAAAATCGCTGTCTGACAGAGCAAGAAGACATTAGCCAGAAAAGCTTGAATGCTGCAAATGACCTGAAACTAGATGGACAGATGAAGTCAATTGATAAGACTCTCCAAGAAGTGTTAAATTTGCTGAAATTACATGATGTGGGGCAAGCCCAACTGAAGAAATTGGAATACCAGGTTTCATCTCTGAGGGATAAATTAAAG CCAAAGACACTTCAGCACAAACATTCATCTATGGAAAGTTTAATGGTGGAGACAGTGCTGGAAAGTTTTGACTTTTTAAACGCTGACTGTAGTGCTGATGAGCTTTCATTATTTGGAAGCATAAGAACAGCCAGTATCAG CACATACAATGACAACACACTTCAGTCCCTGAGCTGTGACACGAGAACAGAAACAAGAGATGTAACTACTGGTGATGACAACTTAGACACACTTTTGATAACTCATCTGAAGCTGTGCAAAGGTCTCTTGCAG AAACTGACGTCACCAAATGTAGCCCCGGTTGTCCAAGAGAGCATTTTGGAAGAAGTATCAGAGCAGACGCGAGTCCTGGGGGATGTCTTGGATATGTCTGTTGAAGAAA ttattcAGAAGACTAAGAAGAAGAAGCACTATCTGAAAATCTGGAGTGATCTTGCAGAGCCTGGCAGCGTCCTGTTCGCTTCAGCAGAAAGGTTCTGTCATGCACTAAAATACACGTTGACGCtcaaagtgaaggaaaaatacCCCGGTCAATTAGAAGCAG TACTGCAGAGGTTGCAAGAGCAGATCGTGACCTGTGACGGGTTGCTCCCCTCTCCGCATCTCCAGACAGAACCAGTTACTTTATTCCAATTTTATAGCTACCTGGAGAAACACCACATCACCAGCCTGGAGAAACACTTGGGAAAACTTGCGAAAGAAG TGATGCTAATTGAGGAGCTGCAATGCCCTGGGCGGCTGAAGACTCTTAAAAAGCTGAAGGGAAAGCGACTGAACAGACTCCAACCTCTACCGCAGACTTTGCGCCTACTCGGGATTTTACAGCTGGATGACAACCACCGCGTCAGCAAAGCAGCCACGTCCTGCCTGTCCCGCGCAGCAGCAAACAAGAACTTCAGGGGACAG GCTCTCCTTCTTTACACTGATGCTTTAACTGACTGTGATGCAAGACTTCAGCAAGCTGCATGTTTGGCCCTTAAAAACCTCCGA GGTGTGGAGAGCATTGAGCAGGTTGCCCACCTGTGCCAATCTGAAACAGAGGAAGTGAGAAACGCAGCCAGGGAAATGACGTTATCCTTTG GTGAAAAGGGACGACAAGCCTTTGAGAAAATGGACAGGATTTGCTGTGAATTGAGAGAAACTGTACAACAAGAGGCTGAGATTGAAATCACAGTATTTTAG
- the RIPOR3 gene encoding RIPOR family member 3 isoform X2: MKHAFSLSPSTKASRESLVELYKNFQECTEDMCFIEGALEVHLGEFHVKMKGLVGFARLCPGDQYEVFVRLGRQKWRLKGKIETDDSQTWDEEEKIFIPNLHEKFEIKVTELRGLATILVGVVTCDSINFFTTKPQAIIVDITELGTIKLQLEVLWNPFDTENLFLSPGTTAKFSVGSRKSSLYNWTPPNTPSFREKYYLSVLQQRQNQGDVTDEAQPPSILSYLAACDFDVHGRSKPHNPAETSEADSFSSEDQKGVESKNTTPALDHRTLPLVIIQETGAEERQHPVPNRTTLDILKKTPCVDGFPNNPSGFLNRHKGSRDSFNQTKNRCLTEQEDISQKSLNAANDLKLDGQMKSIDKTLQEVLNLLKLHDVGQAQLKKLEYQVSSLRDKLKPKTLQHKHSSMESLMVETVLESFDFLNADCSADELSLFGSIRTASISTYNDNTLQSLSCDTRTETRDVTTGDDNLDTLLITHLKLCKGLLQKLTSPNVAPVVQESILEEVSEQTRVLGDVLDMSVEEIIQKTKKKKHYLKIWSDLAEPGSVLFASAERFCHALKYTLTLKVKEKYPGQLEAVLQRLQEQIVTCDGLLPSPHLQTEPVTLFQFYSYLEKHHITSLEKHLGKLAKEVMLIEELQCPGRLKTLKKLKGKRLNRLQPLPQTLRLLGILQLDDNHRVSKAATSCLSRAAANKNFRGQALLLYTDALTDCDARLQQAACLALKNLRGVESIEQVAHLCQSETEEVRNAAREMTLSFGEKGRQAFEKMDRICCELRETVQQEAEIEITVF, translated from the exons ATGAAACATGCCTTTTCCTTGTCTCCTTCCACCAAAGCCTCCAGAGAGAGCCTAGTGGAGCTTTACAAGAACTTCCAAGAGTGCACAGAG GACATGTGCTTTATAGAAGGGGCGTTGGAGGTCCATTTGGGAGAGTTTCATGTGAAGATGAAAG ggTTGGTGGGCTTTGCACGTCTCTGCCCGGGGGACCAGTATGAG GTGTTTGTGCGACTGGGACGCCAAAAATGGAGGTTGAAAGGCAAGATTGAGACTGATGATAGCCAAACAtgggatgaggaagaaaagatttttatacCCAATCTCCATGAGAAGTTTGAAATCAAG GTGACAGAGCTGCGAGGACTGGCCACTATTCTAGTCGGTGTTGTGACATGTGACAGCATAAACTTCTTCACAACCAAGCCTCAGGCAATCATTGTGGATATAACTGAACTAGGCACCATCAAGCTGCAGCTGGAGGTCCTCTGGAA CCCCTTTGACACAGAGAACCTGTTTTTGTCCCCTGGAACCACTGCCAAGTTTTCTGTGGGTAGCAGGAAGAGCTCCTTATACAACTGGACCCCACCAAATACTCCCAGCTTCAGAGAGAAATACTACCTG TCTGTTTTGCAGCAAAGGCAGAACCAAGGGGATGTAACTGATGAAGCTCAGCCCCCCAGCATACTGAGCTACTTGGCTGCCTGTGATTTTGATGTACATGGGAGGAGCAAGCCTCACAACCCCGCAGAGACAAGCGAGGCAGACTCGTTCAGCTCTGAGGATCAGAAAGGGGTAGAATCCAAAAATACAACTCCAGCTCTAGACCATAGGACGTTGCCATTGGTGATTATTCAAGAGACTGGTGCAGAAGAGCGACAACATCCTGTTCCAAATCGCACAACTCTAGATATCCTGAAGAAGACTCCGTGTGTGGATGGATTTCCAAATAACCCATCTGGTTTTCTGAATCGTCACAAAGGTAGTAGAGATTCTTTCAATCAAACCAAAAATCGCTGTCTGACAGAGCAAGAAGACATTAGCCAGAAAAGCTTGAATGCTGCAAATGACCTGAAACTAGATGGACAGATGAAGTCAATTGATAAGACTCTCCAAGAAGTGTTAAATTTGCTGAAATTACATGATGTGGGGCAAGCCCAACTGAAGAAATTGGAATACCAGGTTTCATCTCTGAGGGATAAATTAAAG CCAAAGACACTTCAGCACAAACATTCATCTATGGAAAGTTTAATGGTGGAGACAGTGCTGGAAAGTTTTGACTTTTTAAACGCTGACTGTAGTGCTGATGAGCTTTCATTATTTGGAAGCATAAGAACAGCCAGTATCAG CACATACAATGACAACACACTTCAGTCCCTGAGCTGTGACACGAGAACAGAAACAAGAGATGTAACTACTGGTGATGACAACTTAGACACACTTTTGATAACTCATCTGAAGCTGTGCAAAGGTCTCTTGCAG AAACTGACGTCACCAAATGTAGCCCCGGTTGTCCAAGAGAGCATTTTGGAAGAAGTATCAGAGCAGACGCGAGTCCTGGGGGATGTCTTGGATATGTCTGTTGAAGAAA ttattcAGAAGACTAAGAAGAAGAAGCACTATCTGAAAATCTGGAGTGATCTTGCAGAGCCTGGCAGCGTCCTGTTCGCTTCAGCAGAAAGGTTCTGTCATGCACTAAAATACACGTTGACGCtcaaagtgaaggaaaaatacCCCGGTCAATTAGAAGCAG TACTGCAGAGGTTGCAAGAGCAGATCGTGACCTGTGACGGGTTGCTCCCCTCTCCGCATCTCCAGACAGAACCAGTTACTTTATTCCAATTTTATAGCTACCTGGAGAAACACCACATCACCAGCCTGGAGAAACACTTGGGAAAACTTGCGAAAGAAG TGATGCTAATTGAGGAGCTGCAATGCCCTGGGCGGCTGAAGACTCTTAAAAAGCTGAAGGGAAAGCGACTGAACAGACTCCAACCTCTACCGCAGACTTTGCGCCTACTCGGGATTTTACAGCTGGATGACAACCACCGCGTCAGCAAAGCAGCCACGTCCTGCCTGTCCCGCGCAGCAGCAAACAAGAACTTCAGGGGACAG GCTCTCCTTCTTTACACTGATGCTTTAACTGACTGTGATGCAAGACTTCAGCAAGCTGCATGTTTGGCCCTTAAAAACCTCCGA GGTGTGGAGAGCATTGAGCAGGTTGCCCACCTGTGCCAATCTGAAACAGAGGAAGTGAGAAACGCAGCCAGGGAAATGACGTTATCCTTTG GTGAAAAGGGACGACAAGCCTTTGAGAAAATGGACAGGATTTGCTGTGAATTGAGAGAAACTGTACAACAAGAGGCTGAGATTGAAATCACAGTATTTTAG